The genomic region CACCGGTGAGCAGGTGGGCGAGGGCAAGAAGTCGCTGGCCTACGCGCTGCGGTTCCGGGCGACCGACCGCACGCTGACCGCCGACGAGGCCTCGGCGGCCCGCGCGGCGGCGGTGGCGTCGGCGCAGGCCCGCACGGGTGCGGTGCTGCGCGGCGCGTAGTTGCTTCTGCTGCTGAGGAGGGCCCCGGTTCGCCGGGGCCCTCCTTTTTTGGGCGGTGCTCTTGCGGTGGAGGGGAGTTGGCGCTTCAATCTCACGTTAGGAAAGTTTCCTAACGGCAGGAGCATGACATGAAGCTCGCCCCCACTCGCCGTGCGGTCCTCGGCGCCGCCCTCGCCGCGGCCGTCCTCGCCGGCACCGGCGCCACCCACGCCACCGCCGCCGGCAGCGGTGTGAACCTCACCGACCCGCACAAGAAGGAGATCGCGATGGAGCTCGTCTCCAGCGCGGAGAACTCCTCGCTGGACTGGAAGGCACAGTACAAGTACATCGAGGACATCGGCGACGGCCGCGGCTACACCGCCGGGATCATCGGCTTCTGTTCCGGTACCGGCGACATGCTCGACCTGGTCAAGCACTACACCGCCCTCAAGTCCGGCAACGTGCTGGCCAAGTACCTGCCCGCGCTGGAGAAGGTCAACGGCAGCGCCTCGCACTCCGGCCTCGGCACCGCGTTCGTCAACGACTGGAAGAAGGCCGCCACCGACCCGGTCTTCCAGCAGGCCCAGAACGACGAGCGGGACCGGGTCTACTTCAACCCGTCCGTCCAGCAGGCGGAGCAGGACGGGCTGCGCGCGCTCGGCCAGTTCATCTACTACGACGCGATCGTGATGCACGGCCCGGGCAACGACAAGACCAGCTTCGGCGGCATCCGCGCCACCGCCATGAAGCACGCCAAGACCCCCGCCCAGGGCGGCAGCGAGACCACCTACCTGAACGCCTTCCTGGACGCCCGCAAGGCCGCCATGCTCACCGAGGCCGCGCACGACGACACCAGCAGGGTCGACACCGAGCAGCGGGTCTTCCTGAAGGCCGGCAACCTCGACCTCAACCCGCCGCTGCACTGGAAGACCTACGGGGACAGCTACAGCATCAACAGCTGAGCCACCAGCAGCCGGGCCGCCGGCCACTAACAGCCAGGCCGCCGGCCGCGGTTCGCGGTCCGAAGCCGTCCCGGGCGCTTATTGGTTGGGCGTTCAGCTGTTCGACCTGCTAGCGTCCGGGGCGTGGCCAAGTTGAACCAGATCATCGCCGTCGAAAAGGGCGTCAAGTCCAAGTCCTTCCAGGAGCTGACCCAGGCTCACCAGGACCTCCAGAAGCCCGCGTTGCTGGCCGGAATCGCGCGGACGTACCAGCCCAAGGACGAGGAGGGCGAGCAACTGCCGCCCGAGTCCACCCGGGTGCAGATCAAGGCCGAGGACGTGCTGCGCACCACCGCGGCCACCCTGACCCGACTGTTCGACGTGACCGCCACCAAGGACTGGGCCAACCGCAGCGCCAGCGCCGACGTGGTGGTCGACGGCCAGGTCCTGCTCGCCCAGGTCCCGGTGCCCTACCTGCTCTTCCTCGAGAAGCAGCTCACCGACCTGCACACCTTCGTGCGCAAGCTGCCGGTGCTGGACGCCTCCGAGTCCTGGAACGTGGACCCGTCCACGGACTCCTGGAAGACCGACCCGGTGCGCACCATCCGGACCAAGAAGGTGCCGCGCAACCACGTCAAGGCCGAGGCCACCGAGAAGCACCCGGCGCAGGTCGAGGTGTACTACGAGGACATCCCGGTCGGGTACTGGACCACGGTGAAGTTCTCCGGCGCGCTGCCGGCCCGGCGGGTGAACGAGCTGGCCGAGCGGGTGGAGAAGCTGCAGCAGGCGGTCAAGTTCGCCCGCGAGGAGGCCAACGGCGTCGACGTCACCGACCAGCGGGTGGGTGACGCGGTGTTCGGCTACCTGTTCAGGTAGCCCCATGATCGCCCGCCCGCGGAGTCGGGCGGGTGCGCTGAAGAGCGCAAGCTGACACTGATGTTGAAGCTGACCAAGGGTCCCAGTGGGGGTTCGAATCCCTCCCCCGGCACACTGGCCGGGGTAGCCCAAGCCTGGCAGAGGCAGCCCGATGAAACTCAGACTCTCGCTCCAGTCTCAGCATTCGCCGCCGAACGCCGGATCGACCGGGTGCGGACGAATATCGACGAATGCGGGTTCAAGTCCTGTCTGTGCCGCTCTCATGGCACGGTAGTTCAATGGTAGAACGCGTCGATTTCAATCTGATCCGCAGCCCTTAAACGTGCCGGTGTGCGCAATTGGGCGGCAAACAGGGGCCCGGGAGCTGGCTACGCTCCCGGGTCCTCTCGCTTTTCCGCGGACCTTCCCGGCTAGTAGGGAGTGCCGTTGGCGAAGTCGCCGGCGATGGTGTTCTCCACCCCGGACAGCACGCCCGAGTCGTTGACGATCAGGCCGAGTTCGCGGTTGTTGTTGAGCGAGTTGTCGGAGAAGTTCTCCGAACCGACGAAGACCTTGGCGGTGCTGGTGCCGTAGTCCGCCACGATCGCCTTGGCGTGCACGTAGAGGCCGCCGGAGGAGGAGTAGGTGACCACCGAACCGCCGGCCGTGACCACCTGGTCGAAGTAACTCCCGTACGAGCTCGGGTTCATGCCCACCACCCGGACCGTCACGCCACGGTCCGCGGCCGCCGCGACGGCGTCCACCAGCGCGCTGTCACCGAACTCCAACTCCTCCAGGTCCAGGGTGTGCTGGGCGCCGTTGATCAGCGCCAGCAGCCGGGACTGCGAGTCGGTGGGCGACCAGACCAGGTTGTCGCCGTCCGAGGGGGTGACGGAGGTCTTGGCGTAGTCGGCGTTGAAGACGCCCTCGATCGCCGCGACATCGTTCAGGTCGCTGTCGTAGACCGCGTAGTCGCGGTCGTTGGCGTAGTAGGTCGAGTCCAGGTTGCCGCTCAGGACCAGCGATTTGGCGGCATCGACGGTGATGCTCTTCTGGTGGGTGTAGACGAAGGCCGAGGAGGACCAGGTCACCCCGACGCCGCCGGACTTGAGCGTGCTGTACGCCGAGCCGTTGACCGAGGTGTGCTGCGCGTCCAGGATCACCCGTACCTTGACCCCGGCCTTGGCGCGGCTGACCAGGTCGTTGACGGCGGTGGTGTCGCGCAGCTCGTACATGGTCACGTCGATGGACTTGGTGGCCGAGGTGATGAACGCGAAGACGCTGCTGTGGCTCTGGTCGGGAAAGACGAGGAGCGAGAATCCCGTGGCGGCCTGAGCCGGCACAGCGGTGGTGGCGCACAGTGCCGCGGAGCAGACGGCGGCGGCGAGGCCGAGGAACCTGGTGGCGCGCATGGGTGTGCCCTCCCGGTACGGCTGGTGACTGGCTTTCAGCACACCACCGTGCGGCGCGGGTTCGACACCCGGCGGGAGTGACGCCTTGATGACAAGTCGGTTGCCGATGGCCTCCGTTGGTTCAGGCGTCGGGCTCCCACTCCGACCGGTAGTCCGGGTGGTCGCGGTAGGGCAGCGCCAGCAGGCGCAGGGTGGGGCACGGGTGCGGTTCGCCGAAGCAGGCCTCGCAGAACGGCTCGTCGGCCTCGGCCCGGCTACGGTCGGCGCGGACCCGGTACCCCGGCCGGTGCAGGTCGAGGATGCTGCGCAGGGCGGTCGTGGTGGCCAGCTCCTGGGCCGGGTGGTACGCCTGCTGCCACCAGGTGACCCGTTCGCCGCCCGGCTCGGGGTCCTGCCGGACCGTGCCGTCGATGGACAGGTGGATCACCCGGTCGCCCGCCGCGCGGGCCGTGCGCTCCCGGTCGGCGAGCCGCGCGAGCAGGAACTCCGAGAGTGCGTGGGCCACTTGGGGCTCCTCCGGAAGCGATGCCGAGCGGTGCGATGCCGAGCGGTGCGATGCCGAGCGGTGCGATGCCGAGCTGTGTGGTACCGAGCTGCGTGGTGTCGAGCTGTGCGGTACCGAGCGGTGCGGACCGGCGCGATGACAGCCGCCGGTCCGCACCGGCTGGTCAGGCCTTCGCGGTGTAGTCGTAGAAGCCGCGGCCGGACTTGCGGCCGAGCAGGCCGGCGTCGACCATCCGGGAGAGCAGCGGGGGAGCGGCGTACAGCGGCTCCTTGTACTCCTCGTACATCGAGTCGGCGATCGAGGCGATGGTGTCCAGGCCGATCAGGTCGCACAGCCGCAGCGGGCCCATGGGGTGGGCGCAGCCGGCCTCCATGCCCTTGTCGATGTCGGCGGCGGTGGCCACGCCCGACTCGAACATCCGGACCGCGGAGAGCAGGTACGGGACCAGCAGGGCGTTGACCACGAAACCGGCCCGGTCGCGCGCGCGGATCGGCTCCTTGCCGAGCACCTGCACGGCGAAGGCCTCGACCCGGGCGGTGGTCTCGGCGGAGGTGGTCAGGGTGGGGATCACCTCGACCAGGCGCTGCACGGGGGCCGGGTTGAAGAAGTGCAGGCCGATCACCTGCTCGGGCCGGCTGGTGGCCGCCGCGAGCTTGACGATCGGGATCGAGGAGGTGTTGGAGGCCAGCACCGCGTCCCGGCGGGTCATCACCTGGTCGAGGGTCTGGAAGATCTGGATCTTGATGTCCTCGCGCTCGGCGACCGCCTCGACCACCAGGTCGCGGTCCGCGAAGTCGGCCAGGTCGGTGGTGAAGCTGAGCCGGCCCAGCGCCTCGTCCCGCGCCTCGGGGGTGAGCTTGCCCCGCGTGACCGCGGTCTCCAGCGAGTTGGTCACCCGGGCACGGCCGAACTCCAGCGCCTCTCCGGTGGCTTCCGAGACCAGGACGTCCAGTCCGGCCCGGGCGAAGACCTCGGCGATTCCCGATCCCATGAGACCGCAGCCGACCACTCCGACGCGCGCGATGTCGCTCACTCCACTTGCCTTTCCGGGTTTCCAGCCGGGCGGGGTCGCCGCCCATGTCGATCGACCGTACTACTTGGCACCCGGAGCGGTGCCAGGTGCCCCACTCAATTGATCATTACGCCGTTCGAATGACGGCCACAGGCTCGCCCGTGTGGCCGAGCGCACCGCGGCCGGGCGGGGCGCATGCTGGCCGGGTGTACGGGGCCGAGGGGTCCGCGGAG from Kitasatospora azatica KCTC 9699 harbors:
- a CDS encoding chitosanase codes for the protein MKLAPTRRAVLGAALAAAVLAGTGATHATAAGSGVNLTDPHKKEIAMELVSSAENSSLDWKAQYKYIEDIGDGRGYTAGIIGFCSGTGDMLDLVKHYTALKSGNVLAKYLPALEKVNGSASHSGLGTAFVNDWKKAATDPVFQQAQNDERDRVYFNPSVQQAEQDGLRALGQFIYYDAIVMHGPGNDKTSFGGIRATAMKHAKTPAQGGSETTYLNAFLDARKAAMLTEAAHDDTSRVDTEQRVFLKAGNLDLNPPLHWKTYGDSYSINS
- a CDS encoding DUF7873 family protein encodes the protein MAKLNQIIAVEKGVKSKSFQELTQAHQDLQKPALLAGIARTYQPKDEEGEQLPPESTRVQIKAEDVLRTTAATLTRLFDVTATKDWANRSASADVVVDGQVLLAQVPVPYLLFLEKQLTDLHTFVRKLPVLDASESWNVDPSTDSWKTDPVRTIRTKKVPRNHVKAEATEKHPAQVEVYYEDIPVGYWTTVKFSGALPARRVNELAERVEKLQQAVKFAREEANGVDVTDQRVGDAVFGYLFR
- a CDS encoding phospholipase D-like domain-containing protein → MRATRFLGLAAAVCSAALCATTAVPAQAATGFSLLVFPDQSHSSVFAFITSATKSIDVTMYELRDTTAVNDLVSRAKAGVKVRVILDAQHTSVNGSAYSTLKSGGVGVTWSSSAFVYTHQKSITVDAAKSLVLSGNLDSTYYANDRDYAVYDSDLNDVAAIEGVFNADYAKTSVTPSDGDNLVWSPTDSQSRLLALINGAQHTLDLEELEFGDSALVDAVAAAADRGVTVRVVGMNPSSYGSYFDQVVTAGGSVVTYSSSGGLYVHAKAIVADYGTSTAKVFVGSENFSDNSLNNNRELGLIVNDSGVLSGVENTIAGDFANGTPY
- a CDS encoding DUF6221 family protein; the protein is MAHALSEFLLARLADRERTARAAGDRVIHLSIDGTVRQDPEPGGERVTWWQQAYHPAQELATTTALRSILDLHRPGYRVRADRSRAEADEPFCEACFGEPHPCPTLRLLALPYRDHPDYRSEWEPDA
- a CDS encoding 3-hydroxybutyryl-CoA dehydrogenase, with translation MSDIARVGVVGCGLMGSGIAEVFARAGLDVLVSEATGEALEFGRARVTNSLETAVTRGKLTPEARDEALGRLSFTTDLADFADRDLVVEAVAEREDIKIQIFQTLDQVMTRRDAVLASNTSSIPIVKLAAATSRPEQVIGLHFFNPAPVQRLVEVIPTLTTSAETTARVEAFAVQVLGKEPIRARDRAGFVVNALLVPYLLSAVRMFESGVATAADIDKGMEAGCAHPMGPLRLCDLIGLDTIASIADSMYEEYKEPLYAAPPLLSRMVDAGLLGRKSGRGFYDYTAKA